Genomic window (Chelmon rostratus isolate fCheRos1 chromosome 15, fCheRos1.pri, whole genome shotgun sequence):
gtttgctgttgtgtagTTTAACCTATTACAATGTGCTAtgttatatattaaatataaatctGCTAAATACTTAGTAACAGCAGCTCTCAAAGAGTATTTGTAAAAgcaaaaagtcaaatatttccttttgaaaagcagtttaaaaagagaaaaacttaAATAGAATGATGGTTTCACCACTGATCAACTAATTCATCTGTTAGTTTTCATGTTTGAcgtgaattaattaattagtgaGTGAGAACAGTGTTTCTGTTAATTGATTCTACTGTGCATTACTCCAGGTTAAGATACTGTTAATGAAATTCAACACGTCTCGCAGATGTTCCACAATAAAGGTTTTCATATGAAGCAAAGAGATTGCAAAAGACCTCATAGactcattgacacacacacacacacacacacacacacacacacacacacacacacacacacacacacacagcaggcatATGAGGAAACCCTTTCTGCAATCAAAAGCTAACAAGCCTCAGTGTGTGAGAGTCAACAGTCTGTCTCACAAGCCAATGATGTTAAACGTGCAGACTGGCCCACCAACAACATGACAATCCTACTTTCAGCTCACTGCTACCTTCAAAAATCAGCTTCAGGAGGatttttcaagattcaagattcaaaattctttattttcattgaacttgacatgtcaatgaaattttcattgcagcccccatgttagaaacagataataagaaagataagaaagattagaaataataaaattaagatgactacaataaaataaaccagcgtccaataaaaatattcgtacatgcaattaaaaatataccagaatgaaaatatactaaggcaaaaaaatatactaaacaataaacaataaaatataccagtggaatgtactgacagcagctgaaatatactaaaatgtatataaacagtaaacaataaagtataccaatgaaatgaaatgtgccaatatactaaaatgtatataatttttgtgtgtgtacttaaaatttaagtacacagaaggtgcaggtggaggtttgggtgtttttgttgtctcaTTTGAAAACAAGTGATTAATCTGAAATATCCAGATCTGTCAGAGCATTAAACTTCCATCCCTCCTcaccacacagccacacacgAGCTCAGCAAAGCCTTAAAAAGATGTTAAATCTGCTGAATATTACATCCACCAGAGGACTCAGGAGGATATCTGAAAACTGATGCCTCTAAGGGAGATAAAACAATGTGCAAGAAAGCAATACGTGCTGCCTTACGTGCTTGAAAATCAGGCCTCTACGTGTCTCTGAAGGGTTAATTAGGACAGAGTGGTTGTAACTGTGCACTGCTGATGACAGAAGGTACGAAAGAAGCACGGCCTGCTCACCTGTTGAGTTTGAAGTCCGGAGAGAAGATGAGTTTTCCGGGATGATCCACCGACCTCCACATCAGGCCCAGCATCAGGATCTCCAGCCAGCAGCACTTCAGCAGGTGGATCTGGTCGGCTAGACTCAGCTCGACAAAGCCTGGGGACACACCGCACAACTCACAGCACCTCGTACCCACATTCTGCCTCGACCCAGAAGCACCTTCGGTCGCTGGGGCATATTCGCGCTGCAAAATGAGGATGCAAACTCCTCAAGGTGATTTACGATAGAAGGTTTGTGGTTTAATGAGCTTCTACTTTCCAGCTTTTTACTGACCAATGGCAGCCGGCTCGGAGGCTGCACGCAGTATTTCAACAGTCCTGTCGTTGCACGCTTTGCTAAATCTGAACACAGCAGAGCtacaacatgaaaatgtaagTTTGGAATATCTCAAGGGtgcatttttcctctttagATTTTGAAACtgattatgctaagctaaattaAACATAATACAGGAAGCTAGGCTAGCTAGTGCTCCGCAATTATATCTAAATATTTGCACCCCATCGTGCATTAAATGCATAAATGCACACGGataaaattcattttcattgagTTAAgcttttaaaaatcattaaGAGTGATGGAAACAGAGATGCTCGAAACTACAGAAGCTAACTCTAACAGGGGCATCACTGAAACTGTATTCTGCAGCACcttgctcacctgtctgtgctTCCTCAGGTCTTTTAGAAAGCAGACAAAGCACACTCATTTTCTATCAgagttcagaaaaaaaaacagggaaaattGTCTTTAAAAGAAATCTGGGAAAATGGTTTTTATTCAAAAAGCTGGGAGTCTTTGTGATCCCGCCACATTAACACCTCTCCTGAGGGGCTTCCTGCTGGGCTGAACGCtggctgagaggaggggagagggaacGAAAGGTGAGGAAAGACATAAAAGATGAGGGAAAAGTGGCGAAAGAGAAGCTGGATCAGTCAGTCGCTAATTGCAGCCTATAAAATTAGACACAAAGGTTAATGATTATGTTCTCTATCCACGCAGCCGttatctcatttgtttatttaaccGTCACGCGCAACATCTGACACACATGAACGACGGCTGAAGACGTGTTTACTGTAGCCTCAGGTTTGTTGGTACCTCTATAACGCTCAGTAAGCCTCACTTCCACACACTGTTGATGGTGACAAAGCCAAACTGGTTCCACTGACCTGGATCATCACCAGCGAACACATGGCTCTAGTGTTTACCCTGACCTTAACCTTGAAATGGCTCTTTTACCCAGCAAGGCCAAACAGAGCGTCCCGTCGTATTTGATTACATGCAAACTGGACTGTAAAGGTTCCTCAGTCAGGTCTCTACTGAGAATAACTGAAGACTGCGACCAAAATCAAGTAAACACGAGGGACTTCACTCCCAGTAGTACTATAATAATACTCCACTTCACAGCAAAAACTGTGCagaagacagacaacagcaaGATGTTTCAGCATCCAGTTCAGCCAGAGACACTAAACAGCTTATGGGTCCAGTCTTACCTGGGATCTTTTTAGCCCAGCTGATCATGAGGACCAGTTCCTTGTCTGCCAGGTTGGTGAGGGACATCATCATGCTGGCCTCGGTGAAGGGCTTCTTCATGTCCTCCATGAGGTAGATGTCTGGAGGCTCCGCTTCCATGATGCGGGAGATGAACTCCTCTGGGCTCATGGCCGAGTAGTGCACGTGGATCCCGTGAGGGTGGGGGGCGAGAGGAGCCTCCAGATGGAGATGCCGCTGGGCCTGAGAGCCCAGCCCCACCCTGATCAAACCTCTGCCGGTGGGATCCCGAGGCTGGAGTCCACCACGGCGGTGCCGGGCTCCTCGATGGCTGCAGCGCTCACGCCTTACACCTGGTGTGTgaagacagcaggagaaagtGAGCTGTGATGCCCCCACCAGAGAGCTGATATAcaccatttttctgttttcttggaAACCCTCAGACAACAAGCAGCAGGGTCTCCACCTCTGAGCAGAGCTTCTGGTTTGGGCATCTTAAATAGAGCAAAGGTCgtttttcactgctgcagcattaGGGCATGACATGACAGAGAAAACTTTAAAGGACCACAGAGAAATTTAAGTGATAACAGTAATAAtagtgtttttgttctgtggtGGAAACCTGTGAAACTGGTTGACTCTCAACcgttaaaggaatagttttacattttggaaaacatgtttattcaATTTCTTAAATGAGAAGTTAAATGAGAAGCCTCTCACACGGTGTCTGTCCTTTATATGTGAAGATAGAGCCAAAAGagagttagcttagcttagcataaagactggaagcgaGGGTAAACTGCTAGCTGATGGTAACAAAATTGTGCGTAAGTATTTACACTTTTTGTACaggtttaaacaaacaagacatgacgTGTTCATTAGCGAGTCACGTCAGCGGATCTTTTgaccttttctctttcagcgATTGAAAACGTGGGCACCTACCGCACTTCATCATGCCCACTTCGTAGCATTTCCGTAAGCGGCAGGCCTGGCAGCTTTTGCGCCGGTTCTTGTCGATAGTGCATTGATTCGTGGCGGGGCAGATGTAGTCATTGTGTCCTGTGAGAAAAGGAAAGACGTGACCGTCACTGGACGAGGAATAAAAGGTGTGCAGACGTGgatggagaggcagagctgATACCTTGGATGCTCCTCTTGAAAAAAGCCTTGCAGCCCTCGCAGGACCACACGCCGTAGTGGTAACCCGAGGCGTAGTCGTGACACACGGCGCAGAAGTGCATGTCGGCTTTCCCGACCGACGAGGAACACGAGGAGTTCACGCCTTCGGCTCCTTCCTCCGACCTCTTCCCCAGCGACTTGTTGCAGCTGATGatggagctgcaggaagaaacaCAGACTCTGTGAAAAAGGGACAACTTGACATCTGGAATTTCAGCCTGTCATCCACCTGCCATTAGTCCTCAAACGAGCACTCCGCTGGAAATGTCTCCACAACCGCATTTCAGTCAACTGGAAAATTGCATCAGAAAACTTCACAGCATTCTTCATCGAAACATAATGGGGATATAAATCTGCAGCATCCGCGACCGCTGCCATTATGACGATCAACTGGCAGCACAGGTAACGACCGCAGAGGAAGATAAAGCAGCTGATGTGCTGAGAGTAAATCCATCCGCTCGAGTCACAAGTGAACTTCTAGACGAACTTCAAGCATCAGTTAATAATCAGCCAACAGAGACCCGTAAAAACACATCTTCAAAACACAGAGACCAGCTTCAcattacgttttttttttgtcggacttctttctttaattcatttttttaatgaacagatgcaaaaacacatgaaagaaataaacataaaagaCTAAGATTCATAAAACAGACCTATTATGAATCTGGCCCCAAGGCAACTAAATATCTGGCAAGAAGACTTAGGGTCCAGCAAGCCTCCCATACAATACATAAGATTAGAGACCCCATAACAAAACAACTACTATTCGAGCCTGAAGAAATAGAAAGGGTTTTTAAAGATTACTATGAAAACTTATATACCCAACCCACAGCAAAAGGAGAGTGCGAAATGAAAGAACTCCTTGAATCTTTGGATTTACCTGCTATTGGAGAAGAGCAAAATAGAAAACTAATTTCCAGCATCACAAAAAAGGAACTAGATGCTGCAATTAGCagattaaaattaaacaaaacgCCAGGTAGTGACGGATTCCCCAGTGAGTGGTATAAAACATTTAGGGAGGAATTAACCCCACTACTTCTAAATTCTTTCAATCTGACTCTTATGGAGGGCAAACTGCCCCCTTCTTGGAAAGAGGCCATAATTTCGGTTATTCcaaaacaggataaaaataaagaactttgTGAATCCTATAGACCTATTTCAATTCTAAATGTGGATTATAAGATCTTCACTTCAATAATTTCCAAAAGATTTGAAAATTTTATGTCTGATTTGATAGATGAAGATCAATCAGGTTTTATTACAGGCAGGCAGACTCAGGATAACATTAGACGCATTCTCCACATAATAGATCAGATGCAAAGACAGGGCCTGAGAGGAGCACTAGTGAGCCTCGATGCAGAAAAGGCCTTTGACTGTGTCAGTTGGAGGTTTCTGTATCAGGTTCTGGGAAAACTAGGGATTCATGAACAGATAATACAATGTATCCAAGGTCTTTACCAAGAGCCAACAGCGAGGATAAAAATTAATGGAAACTTAACGGACAGATTTATTTTACAACAGGGAACTCGCCAAGGATGTTGTTTTAGCCCTACTTTGTTTGCCTTATTCATCGAACCGCTGGCACAAATGATCAGACAAAATGACAACTTAAAAGGAATCCATATAGGAAAGCAAGAGCACCGGACAGGGCTCTTTGCTGATGACGTTATTATTGCTCTCCAGGACCCGGACAGGACATTTCCTATTCTGATGTCGATATTAGAAGATTATGGCAAATACTCAGGCTATAAATTAAAcatagcaaaaacacaaattcttgCACTGAATTATTCTCCTGGTCGAGAACTtagagaaaaatataaaatcaaatggAATTCCAAAGTAATTAAATACCTGGGCGTGGTATTGGCAAAAgaacacatcaaaacatttgaaataaactataataacattaacaataataTCAAAATCGATATTGGGCGGTGGTCGGCCTTTAATATGGACTTTGAGACACGAATTGaggtaataaaaatgaatgttgtaCCGAGACTGTTATACCTTTTCCAATCCATCCCACAGATGATTCCAGAAACACAATTTAGACACTGGGACAAACTTATATCGAGATTTATCTGGGCTGGAAAGAGACCAAGGGTCAGGTACAAAACACTTCAACTACCAAAAGAGGAAGGGGGGCTGTCATTGCCTAATCTGAAACAATACTTCTACGCAGCCCAAGTAAAGTTCTTGGTCTGTACATGCTGCCCTCTGTATTAGGCAAGATGGAAAGAAATAGAGGCCAAGATGGAAAACTACCAGATTCAGGCAATACTAGAGGAGATAGGAAACAAATTGgctcaacaaaatgaaaatgaaattatcaaacaaacactggTTATCTGGAGCAAGATGGTAAAAGAATACAATATGGAGGGAGACATCAATTTATTAATTTGGCCCGCTCTAGACCCCAGATTCGAACCTGGAATCAGTGATGCTGAATTCAGACGATGGTGGGACAAGGGCATTACAGCAGTATGCACATTAATTCACAAAGGGCGCTTTAAAAGTTTTAGTCAGCTACAAAGAGAATTCGGACtagaaaacaaagattttttcCGATATCTTCAAATAAGAGATTATTACGATAAAAGAATCAAACCAGCACTGTCCAGAGAGGGCAATACAGTGATAGATATTCTGACTGAAGCCTACAAAAAGaagaatatgaaaataatttcaaaaatgtacCAGGGTCTTCAGAAACAGAATGGGATCAACACAGGATACATTAGAACAAAATGGGAGAAAGAACTAAACATAGAAATATCAGAGGAGGTTTGGCGTTCTATGTGGCGTGCACAGCATTCATCTACAAGCTCAAAGAAGTGGAGAATATTTGGCTGGAAAAATTTGATTCGTTTTTTCATTACACCTCTTATAAAAAGCAAATTCTCTCAATCACAAGAACAATGCTGGAGGCAGTGCGGAAACATGAACGCAGAAAGATCTTGGGATACACAATTCCTAATGATGTCATGGTCctctatttttgtgttttaaacgaaaatgtgattattaaaaaagactggtatttatgtaaaataatgttgatGGCCTGTAAAAAAGCTATAACAAAATGCTGGTATAAAACTGAATCTCCAAGCATTAACCAATGGATtgacagagtgaaggagatgtgtttaatggaaaagatgactttctctctcagatcTAGTGGAGCAATCTTTCAcaggaaatggaagaaatggaCTGCTTTTATCAAATCGATTGAGGATGCCACACACTAACAAGTAAAGACACTGGACAATAATTATAGTATTACGATTCGAGGAGCccccatgtttttgtttgtgttcttgttttactttcttgACAGTCTGTTGTCAActtgttcatttgttctttcttgtaattgaaaatattaaataaataaaaagtatcagaaaaaaaagaaagaaataaacataCGTTGATAAAAATGGTtgctttttttctacttttttcaGATCTTAGAATTGCTCACCGACTCCTGTTTTGcaatgaaatgtgttgaaataGTGGCCATGAACACCAAAATCAAAAATCTAAGGATTTTATTCTACATGCTTGCATCTGGAACAAGCGGTTGGAGGTCTCACCTTGTTGCAGTGATGTCAGAGTGCACTGGAGGTGTGGTCACATCACTGTTACAGGTgtaaaagacttttttttgccAGATAACATCAATGAAACGCTGCTTTTTCACTTGTGTCGTGTtacatttgtggtgtttttacaTTCGTTTTTCTTTCCGTTCGATCTTGCAGTACCCGTCTTGACAAAGTTGAGACAGTTAGCTGATCTCAAAGGTCTGAtttaaaatcagtaaaaaaagTCACTTCTGATGCAAAGACAGCAGATGTGCATGTTCATGGAATTCTTGCAGTGAACTAATCACAGTTCAAATCACACAACAGCAGAATTCGTTAAAGGCTACTGCCAGGCCACATAATCACACTGCACAGTTCTAActcaaaaaacatttgttctgCCACAAACATGTTCTATGAAAATCATGGAACGAAGCTTCTAGAGGTCCATTTAGAGACAGAACGTAACGGCAGACGgctttcaaattcaaatttacctttttttccccctaaagGAACTATTGATAATATTTCCATCAGTGGTCCGTGTCAGCAGACCTACCTGCTGGCGTTGATGCTGTGGGCTTTGGACTCCAGCCAGGGTGCATGTGGGCTGGACTCATTGTAGACAAGAGACTGAGGGCAGTGCAGAGTCAGTGAGGGCATGGAGGGGTGGCCGTGCGGGGGCCAGAAGGCCGACGAGCTGAGGGAGGGGCACAGAGACGACGGGCTGTCGGTGATGGGCGGCCTGGCGTAGCTCAGCACGGACGGGCCGTAAAAGGTCAGCGGCCCGTGGCTGTGGTTGTACTCGTGGCTACTGTCCGTGTACGGGGCGGGGATGCAGACCGCGTGGCTCTCGATGGCCAGAGGGGGGCTGTACACGGCAGGCAGGAGTCCCGGCGAGCTCGGCCTGTCCGGCGCTTTGCTGGAGTCCACCTCCTGGAGCTGAAGCAGTGGTAACGGGTGAGCGTCCAGCCCGGGGGAGGAGGCCATGTCACGTGGAATGTAGTGTATATGATGACAGCGATGATGAATCTGATGCCGCAGCTGGTTCCTCTACTGCATGTTCTGGTGCAGACAAGTCCTGcggcagagatggagaaacactgTGTTAAAGTATGAACAGCGAGGTCCCACCACACACTGTTCTGGTGACTTGCAGCGCTGCTTTGATGAGTATATTTCATGCTGCAACATCTCTCCCAGTGAAACAATCGTATTCGTTGATCAGCGAGCAAAAATCAAACATCTTAGCAACAGCtgggttggtttttttttctgccatggTAGCAGCGTGGCTGTAGGGATGACAACGTTGATCACTtggtccaacactttggttcagactgaaatattgcAACTTAACTTTAGTTAAAGTTAGTCAAATAATTGGATTTAtcaccaaacacctgcaaaaacccatgatattcccatcagtctcagctaaaccttttgttttgtgctaattgacaaaagtcagcatgctaacacactaaactaagacgGTGAACATGGTCAAAATACCTGgaaaaacattagcatgttagcgttttgagcatgttagcatgccaatgTTAGCATGGCAACTGTTCATTGTGTGAAAGCAGTTAAAAGTCTTGTAAATAAAGGGACGTGTAGCACAACATGGCTAAAGTAATGCTTAAAATGCATTGAATGATTAAGAAAAATTAGTATAGCTTCAAAATGAGCATTTGCTGATTATTACCAGCTACTTCTCTAATATCACAGTGTGGCAACATAAAAAAGTCTACTTCTGTTGGCCTGGAGGAAGACACTGTTGACAAAAAGCTCACTGAGGTATCTCATGAAGACAGCGAGTAAATACCGTCTTTCCTGCTTGACAATGATGAATTCAGGTTGGATTTTCAGAGACCACACGAAACATGACaagtccctttttttttattgttttgcctTAATTTCGTGTGCATCAGTCAACCAatcctgagctgctgtgactcAGTTCAGCTCATCAGGAGTTAACAGGGATCGCCCGACTGCCACCGCTGTTGCTATTGTTCAAGGACATTCAAGAatccacatgcaaacacaagaTAATGGGATGTTTTCTTTACTGAGTGACTCAGCTGGAGGCCAGAATAAGATCCTGCTGCTGCACGTGTGGACATGATCTGACCAAACGCAGCTTTAGGAAACACATTTATGGCCCTTTTCCCCCCACAAGAACTATGCTAGAACCCTTTCTAGGAACTCAGGATCTTTACCTGCATTTAAACTCAAGGCACCAGGGACTAAACCCAATTCCAGGTTTGATGCTCCAGCCCACCAAAAAGCCGTAGATAGTACAGACTGCTACAACTCAGTGTTCACTGACACTGTACACAAGAACTGGTTGTTTGTCAGTAATAGGATGGTGAATTGGGACTAGATCACTGGGACTGATTTGCTAATCAATTCAGTGCAGCTACACACCAAAGCAGAAAAGTAAGCAGGAAACACTCACTTTGCAGACAGGTGTCTCACCTTTCTGGCACTGATTCCTCTGTTCTACCTGCACCTTTCTAATGTCTAATGTCCATTCGTCAAAATCACAGTAAGAGGCATCACCAGTCACAGTAACTCACAGAACCTGCTGGCTCCTGATACATCAGATAACAAATCATTAACCTAAGGTGCTTTGCAGGACTTGATAATGTAAATGACTGACATGTGACAGGCATGACCTGTTGAGAACATGCTAACTCAGTTTGATGAGCCAGATTAATGACACCACTGTGTCAAAGACAGCATTGTGCATGTTACTGAAAGTTAGCAAAGAGTTTGCGGCTACCTCTCTCAAAAGTGATTAATTACCTTGGAAAGTAACTTTTGCAtaacttttaaatgtctgcttcaATCCTCTTATTAATGCACACGTAGCACACGTTATTTTAGTGTTGTTGTGGCACAGTGTGGGGAAGACTACTGTTAAATGTAATCTTTGTACCCATTACCACGGTAACAATAGGAGTTATTAATACTCcaaaccaccagagggcagagCAATGACTAGTTCCTACCTGTTAGCTAAACTTGTGTTGTCTTGGTTAGACAGAAAGTTTTGGTAGACGCAAACTGGGGGGATGCTGGATGTACATGTTTAACCTGGTTTGGCGACAGCAGTTAGTAAATTATTATAATTGCTGAACCCACGTTTCTTCAGTTTACATTAGAAACTAATTATGATGCAAAGTGATTTCTCATTGACTGAACTAAATCTCTGCAACACATAACAACATTCAGTCATtgtaaatgtgttatttaatatgaaaaaacaattatttccaTTTGTAGTTACTCCCAGAAGTGGTGGAATTATAGTAATGTGTTACCTTTTTAACGCACTACTGCCAACACTGGTCAAAGGTGAGCTCTGTATATATGAATACTGGTATAAACTATGACGTTTGTTCTAGAGACAGAGTATAAAAGCAAAGAACAGCCGGCGTGACCTCACGCAGCTTAATAAATACTGTAACCAGGCTGTGCCAGAGAGGCCGTCAGCTGGTTAATGAGTGTGAGAATCAACATCACAGCGGCCGGCAGCTCCGCACACTGAACCAGGAGTAGAAACACACAGCTGCGACGGCCGAGAGGCTTCCAGCTCTCTCAGCGTCTCTTCAGATATCTTTACAGACTGATTATTTGATACTCCAACAGCACAAATTAGAGTAGAGAGCGCAGAGTTCATCTACAGTACGGTGGCCCTGGAGTGCAGGTTTTCACATTAAAGTGAGCTGACAGTTTAACTCAATAGTGGCCACATGTCACAATTACACGATAATGAGACGAGTAATAAAGTTGGAGAACTGACTCATCACTTAAGCTTGGTTCAGCCTGTCGACTTTGACGTTTCCTGATTATAACctgtataaataaatgcatcaaaacCACATGAGAAGTGAAAATGGATGCATCTTAGTCTGGATGCTTCAATCTGAGTTCAAAGGTTTTTTGGCATCGCTTCCAATGAGACAACGGCAACATCAAACGGCGGCTCAACAGAACCCCTGAGAGCGGTATGCAGGACAACGCAGAGACAACCGTCCACGGACAGACGCTGAAGACAACCGCGTACGCACTTAGCGACTCGTACGCGCTAACCGCAGCAACCAATGCAGATGATGTCTGGACACGTTTGCTAACCTTCGCTAACATTAGCCGCTATAAGCTACTGATCATAGCAGACCAACTGTGTAGCCTAAGAATTCCACTTTCACCTGTCAGAATGTTTAAAATCTTCTCTCAAAAGTCTCTTTACAACACCTGGTAGAGGGTGGGGCGTTCATGGAGGCGTGGTCATGACAGCGTCCCCTTCccaaacaggaaatggatgTCAGAGAAAATAATGGTTAGAATTTAAAACAAGCAAGAAATCTAAATTCTAGCATTTAACAATCAATTAAATGTAGCAGAAAAATACATATTGCACAACCAAAAGACAGATGCCGAACACAAGTATTTATTGCTGATAACACCTACTTCCTTGTCAGATTTGAAAGTTTACCAACACAGAACAGCACTAGACTGGACTTACAAGTAAGGAGATGCATTTAAAAAGCTCAGATATTAGTTTTGTAAAGCTTTCAATAGCTATAAGCGGCTGCAGACCGGACATGAAACATC
Coding sequences:
- the esr2b gene encoding estrogen receptor 2b, producing MASSPGLDAHPLPLLQLQEVDSSKAPDRPSSPGLLPAVYSPPLAIESHAVCIPAPYTDSSHEYNHSHGPLTFYGPSVLSYARPPITDSPSSLCPSLSSSAFWPPHGHPSMPSLTLHCPQSLVYNESSPHAPWLESKAHSINASSSIISCNKSLGKRSEEGAEGVNSSCSSSVGKADMHFCAVCHDYASGYHYGVWSCEGCKAFFKRSIQGHNDYICPATNQCTIDKNRRKSCQACRLRKCYEVGMMKCGVRRERCSHRGARHRRGGLQPRDPTGRGLIRVGLGSQAQRHLHLEAPLAPHPHGIHVHYSAMSPEEFISRIMEAEPPDIYLMEDMKKPFTEASMMMSLTNLADKELVLMISWAKKIPGFVELSLADQIHLLKCCWLEILMLGLMWRSVDHPGKLIFSPDFKLNREEGQCVEGIMEIFDMLLAATSRFRELKLQREEYVCLKAMILLNSNLCTSSPQTAEELESRNKLLRLLDSVIDALVWAISKLGLSTQQQTLRLGHLTMLLSHIRHVSNKGMDHLSTMKRKNVVLVYDLLLEMLDANTSGGSSQPSSSPSSDTYSDQHQYPQPAPHLQPGSDQTAADHAAVPPRGPTEAPDLQAPPLQSSPPFQSLVASHVDSNDYIHPEQWSLEAGEAAPSAEPTDYMSPDRVVMETALVTGL